The Halalkalibacter krulwichiae genome has a segment encoding these proteins:
- a CDS encoding penicillin-binding protein 1A, translated as MSNEMNNTRQGRRQARQSKNKNKKTSKKGLWKKIFIAFIIAAFVAVLAGGITFFAMIQGAPELDEEKLTLTQGLLVHDQNDSFVSQLETSERRVNVSIQDIPPVVEDAFIAVEDIRFREHFGIDIRRLFGAVRANITGGFGAEGASTITQQLVKNLFLNDEKKLTRKVQEQYLAIKLEQHYSKDQILQMYLNQIYLGSGVYGVELASQTYFNKSVQDLTLADAALLAGIPRRPSFYDPTQNPEAAESRRNLVLSLMEQHGKITSEEAAEAQAIPLEEQLELTERESYPYEAFYNQVLSELEAMEGITISDIYNAGLKVYTTLDVDAQEHVERVLQSEEYVNVYPDKEDFTAAVTLLDTKTGEIKALGSGREDTGHQRGYNLATDERRQPGSTIKPILDYGPAIEYLQWSTAHRLVDEEHTYNDTSRTPVRNFDRRYDGPMSMRTALARSRNVTAIKALQEVGVDRAQAFAEGLGIPIEEQLLENESQMPEAYGLGGFADGVTTKELAGAYAAFGNNGNYVEPHAVRRVEFPDGRIINLQPESKVAMSDYTAYMITDMLKTAVTNGTGGVANIAGLPMAGKTGTTNFSQDERTRRGIPEGGVPDIWFSGYTTNYTISVWTGFLRNKENESINYFPSGSNERQAAQQIFKAIMQEVSNGVETEDFTMPNSVVRVGVERSTGLLPSDWTPQSEIIQELFVRGNEPTRVSEQFAKLDAPTGLNANYQEDSNQIVVTWNYPEEQRSNVTFEIQMAVDGGSPQTLDRQKDMQYVFGNPQPGSTYVFTVRAISDDDSSLRSDPVSVQVKIEEEEEEELEENVEEEPEQEEDIEEEEVIPDPLDEVEDDADEEEPADEEPTFEDQTTTEEEEVEEEEQ; from the coding sequence ATGTCAAATGAAATGAATAACACTAGACAAGGGCGTCGACAAGCACGACAAAGCAAAAACAAAAATAAAAAAACATCAAAAAAAGGTTTGTGGAAAAAAATATTTATTGCTTTTATTATTGCAGCTTTTGTTGCTGTATTAGCAGGAGGCATTACCTTTTTTGCTATGATTCAAGGAGCACCAGAACTAGATGAAGAAAAACTTACTCTTACTCAAGGTCTTCTCGTTCATGATCAAAATGACTCCTTTGTTTCACAACTTGAAACATCAGAGCGTCGAGTAAATGTAAGTATTCAGGATATTCCGCCAGTTGTTGAAGATGCCTTTATTGCTGTTGAGGATATTAGATTTCGCGAACATTTCGGAATAGATATTAGAAGACTATTTGGTGCCGTACGCGCTAATATCACAGGAGGATTCGGTGCTGAAGGAGCCAGTACGATTACTCAGCAACTAGTAAAAAACCTCTTCCTTAACGACGAAAAGAAATTAACTAGAAAAGTACAAGAACAATACTTAGCCATTAAACTTGAACAGCATTATTCTAAAGATCAGATTTTACAGATGTATTTAAACCAAATTTATTTGGGATCTGGTGTCTATGGTGTTGAGCTAGCTTCGCAAACGTATTTTAATAAATCTGTCCAAGATTTAACATTAGCTGATGCAGCTTTATTAGCGGGAATTCCGCGTCGCCCTAGTTTTTATGATCCGACTCAAAATCCAGAAGCTGCTGAAAGCAGAAGAAATCTTGTTCTCTCCCTAATGGAACAACATGGGAAAATTACAAGTGAAGAAGCTGCTGAAGCACAAGCTATACCTTTAGAAGAACAATTAGAATTAACAGAACGTGAGTCCTATCCTTACGAGGCTTTTTACAATCAAGTTCTATCAGAGCTTGAAGCTATGGAAGGCATAACGATTAGTGATATTTACAATGCAGGGTTAAAAGTATACACAACGCTTGATGTCGATGCGCAAGAACACGTTGAGAGAGTATTACAGTCAGAAGAATATGTTAATGTTTATCCAGATAAAGAAGATTTCACTGCTGCTGTTACTCTGTTAGATACGAAAACGGGTGAAATTAAAGCTTTAGGAAGCGGTCGTGAAGACACAGGTCATCAACGTGGCTATAACTTAGCTACTGATGAGCGCCGTCAGCCTGGGTCAACGATTAAGCCGATACTTGATTATGGTCCAGCTATAGAATACTTACAATGGTCGACTGCTCATCGCCTTGTCGATGAAGAACATACTTATAATGACACATCTCGTACACCTGTCAGAAACTTTGACCGTAGATATGATGGTCCAATGTCGATGCGTACTGCATTGGCTCGCTCTCGTAACGTTACCGCAATAAAGGCGTTACAAGAAGTTGGCGTTGACCGTGCTCAAGCTTTTGCAGAAGGGCTTGGCATACCAATTGAAGAACAACTTTTAGAAAATGAATCACAAATGCCTGAAGCTTATGGGCTTGGAGGTTTCGCTGACGGTGTGACCACGAAAGAATTAGCAGGTGCATATGCTGCATTCGGGAACAATGGGAATTACGTTGAACCTCACGCAGTTCGCCGTGTTGAATTTCCAGACGGTAGAATCATTAACTTACAACCAGAGTCAAAAGTCGCCATGAGTGATTATACAGCTTATATGATTACTGATATGTTAAAGACGGCTGTCACAAATGGTACAGGTGGCGTAGCAAACATTGCAGGTTTACCGATGGCAGGAAAGACTGGAACAACAAACTTTTCTCAAGATGAACGAACAAGACGCGGCATCCCTGAAGGTGGCGTACCAGATATTTGGTTCTCAGGTTACACAACAAACTACACGATTTCAGTATGGACTGGTTTTCTCCGCAACAAGGAAAATGAAAGTATTAATTACTTCCCTAGCGGTTCAAACGAACGTCAAGCAGCCCAACAAATCTTCAAAGCTATTATGCAAGAAGTATCCAACGGGGTGGAAACAGAAGATTTCACAATGCCAAATTCAGTTGTTCGTGTAGGAGTTGAGCGTTCAACCGGCCTACTACCAAGTGATTGGACACCACAAAGTGAGATTATTCAAGAATTGTTTGTTCGTGGAAATGAACCAACTCGAGTGTCTGAACAATTTGCTAAGCTAGATGCCCCAACTGGTTTAAATGCAAACTATCAAGAAGACTCAAATCAAATTGTTGTTACATGGAACTACCCTGAAGAACAACGCTCTAACGTCACCTTTGAAATTCAAATGGCTGTAGACGGTGGTAGTCCTCAAACACTTGATCGTCAAAAAGATATGCAATATGTATTTGGAAATCCACAGCCAGGTTCGACCTATGTCTTTACTGTCAGAGCTATATCAGATGACGATAGCTCGTTACGAAGTGACCCAGTTTCTGTTCAAGTGAAAATAGAAGAAGAAGAAGAAGAAGAACTTGAAGAGAATGTGGAAGAAGAGCCTGAACAGGAAGAGGATATCGAAGAAGAAGAAGTTATTCCAGATCCTCTTGATGAAGTCGAAGATGACGCTGATGAAGAAGAGCCTGCTGATGAAGAACCTACTTTTGAAGACCAAACAACTACAGAAGAAGAAGAGGTTGAAGAAGAGGAACAGTAA
- the recU gene encoding Holliday junction resolvase RecU, giving the protein MVIRYPNGRQFKGEQQKKQTSSKELTYSNRGMTLEEDLNVTNQYYLEKKQAVIHKKPTPVQIVQVDYPKRSAAVIKEAYFKQASTTDYNGVYRGRYLDFEAKETKNKTSFPLQNFHEHQIEHMKQVLLQNGIAFVILKFVVTDQIFLLDATHLIHFYDQKDSNRKSIRKTDIEKYGFLIKIGYHPRIDYLQVVDSVYFPDEL; this is encoded by the coding sequence ATGGTCATACGTTACCCAAATGGGCGGCAATTCAAAGGTGAGCAACAAAAAAAACAAACTTCCTCTAAAGAATTAACTTATAGCAATCGGGGGATGACATTAGAGGAAGACTTAAATGTAACAAATCAGTACTATTTAGAAAAAAAGCAAGCCGTCATTCATAAAAAGCCTACTCCAGTACAAATTGTTCAAGTAGATTATCCAAAAAGAAGTGCTGCGGTCATTAAGGAAGCATATTTTAAACAAGCATCGACAACTGACTATAACGGTGTTTATCGAGGTCGTTATTTAGACTTTGAGGCGAAAGAAACGAAAAATAAAACCTCTTTTCCGTTACAAAATTTTCATGAACATCAAATTGAACATATGAAGCAAGTACTTTTACAAAACGGAATTGCCTTTGTAATTTTAAAGTTTGTTGTTACAGATCAAATTTTTTTACTTGATGCGACACATTTAATTCACTTTTATGATCAAAAAGACTCAAATCGAAAGTCCATTCGAAAAACAGATATTGAAAAATACGGATTTTTGATTAAAATAGGATATCATCCACGTATTGACTATTTGCAAGTGGTTGACTCAGTTTATTTTCCGGACGAGTTATAA
- a CDS encoding DUF2515 family protein produces MLTKLKTEIVNQSEKGNVDNISRTIFYEQFFKNHPEIIWSLLAGIVSRNAGWNMTDLKSEWFQVLLKKDFRNLLFHTYERANWTIFADAYPQLLWYAIAKETGKPEFELLEQLQVSRFMQREWRHFLNKRDKRRLCTALIINEQYMLEQTVMKNPLYRDKVFSSLLYNLEEYAHMSYVIFPTVNGQVFGLYVRNFKNVTSRIWLGKQLQQLLFHPFVHQDILQFTIETPPTGSRDDYQQYMKWKPSNTSPLLREVYPVVTHHWKDRYDWSEFFFGTEKLFADTKTIKPVERTRWLHLKWVELFWLKKMKEVVF; encoded by the coding sequence TTGCTAACTAAATTAAAAACAGAAATTGTAAACCAGTCAGAAAAGGGCAATGTCGATAATATTTCACGTACCATATTTTATGAACAATTTTTTAAAAATCATCCTGAAATAATCTGGTCGTTATTAGCTGGAATCGTTTCTAGGAATGCTGGCTGGAATATGACGGATTTAAAAAGTGAATGGTTTCAAGTTTTATTAAAAAAAGACTTTAGGAATTTATTATTTCATACATATGAACGAGCTAACTGGACCATTTTTGCTGATGCTTATCCACAACTACTTTGGTATGCAATAGCCAAAGAAACGGGGAAACCCGAGTTTGAATTATTAGAGCAGTTACAAGTTTCGCGTTTCATGCAGAGAGAGTGGAGGCATTTCTTAAATAAAAGAGATAAAAGGAGACTTTGTACAGCACTTATTATTAATGAACAATACATGCTTGAACAAACAGTTATGAAAAACCCTTTGTATCGCGATAAAGTATTTTCGTCACTTTTGTATAATTTAGAAGAATATGCACACATGAGTTATGTGATCTTTCCTACTGTTAATGGTCAAGTTTTTGGGCTTTATGTAAGAAACTTTAAAAATGTTACTTCTAGAATTTGGTTAGGGAAACAGTTGCAGCAATTACTATTTCATCCATTTGTTCATCAAGATATTCTTCAATTTACCATTGAAACACCACCAACTGGCTCTAGGGATGATTATCAACAGTACATGAAATGGAAGCCGAGTAATACAAGTCCTTTATTAAGAGAAGTGTATCCGGTAGTTACCCATCATTGGAAGGACAGGTATGATTGGTCAGAATTTTTCTTTGGAACTGAAAAGCTATTCGCTGACACAAAAACAATTAAGCCAGTTGAAAGAACAAGATGGTTACACCTGAAGTGGGTAGAATTGTTTTGGTTAAAAAAAATGAAAGAGGTTGTCTTCTAA
- the racA gene encoding chromosome-anchoring protein RacA, producing MEWTLKTKEVSEQLGVNPTTIQRWAKYFGLKCETNEHGHYLYTKEHVAIMREVQQQLQQGKRMREIKVGQNDQHHAEIAQDGRKVETYLYEEKLEKVMSRIEELDEKISKKADEVVSYQLLKHRTELEEMMKMIKSLEERIIQMEERMQDNEYQVEQELPMVVGGNESKKKWRSFKQMFSF from the coding sequence ATGGAATGGACTTTGAAAACAAAGGAAGTATCTGAACAATTAGGTGTGAATCCGACAACAATCCAAAGGTGGGCAAAATACTTCGGTTTAAAATGTGAAACGAATGAGCACGGACATTACCTTTATACAAAGGAGCATGTGGCGATTATGAGAGAAGTTCAGCAGCAACTTCAGCAAGGGAAAAGAATGCGAGAGATTAAGGTTGGTCAAAATGACCAACACCATGCAGAGATTGCACAGGATGGTAGGAAAGTAGAAACGTATCTATATGAAGAGAAATTAGAGAAAGTTATGAGCCGAATTGAAGAATTAGACGAAAAAATATCTAAAAAGGCAGATGAAGTGGTTAGCTATCAATTATTAAAACATCGTACAGAACTTGAAGAGATGATGAAAATGATTAAGAGCTTAGAAGAGAGAATAATCCAAATGGAAGAAAGAATGCAGGACAATGAATATCAGGTGGAGCAAGAGTTACCGATGGTCGTTGGTGGGAACGAATCAAAAAAGAAGTGGAGATCATTTAAGCAAATGTTTTCCTTTTAA
- a CDS encoding YppE family protein, which produces MTEVNRSELKKLTEELIQLNQQAENHYLKARQGQAEVDFWGMVKPFAEHVANIREQWLPLAQAFVRTEKPLHIHPNQLQQTEENLEIVAIKSFYKETSLKRQMETFKSVEFVLKQILVSLNKKQPN; this is translated from the coding sequence ATGACTGAAGTGAACCGTTCCGAATTAAAAAAACTAACAGAAGAGTTAATCCAGTTGAATCAACAAGCCGAAAACCATTATTTAAAAGCTAGACAAGGACAAGCTGAAGTGGATTTTTGGGGAATGGTTAAACCTTTTGCAGAACATGTAGCAAATATTCGTGAACAATGGTTGCCGTTGGCACAAGCATTTGTTAGAACTGAAAAGCCACTGCATATACATCCTAATCAATTACAACAAACAGAGGAGAATCTAGAAATAGTGGCAATTAAATCGTTTTATAAAGAAACAAGCTTGAAAAGACAGATGGAAACATTCAAATCCGTTGAATTTGTTCTTAAGCAAATTTTGGTTTCTTTAAATAAAAAACAACCGAACTAA
- the ilvA gene encoding threonine ammonia-lyase IlvA, with protein MGTVHIEDIIIANQRLKDVVTHTPLQLNQVLSERYECNVYLKREDLQVVRSFKIRGAFHQISSLTREELNNGVVCASAGNHAQGVAYSCRTLRIQGKIFMPTTTPRQKVDQVKFFGKEYVDVILVGDTFDDSYNEAISYSDEHQMAFIHPFDQEKIVAGQGTVGMEIMNDIDENIDYLFASIGGGGLISGVGTYIKSISPSTTVIGCEPLGAPSMKESIKQGKVIELENIDKFVDGAAVKKSGEIPFEICKNLLDDIVLVPEGKICTTILELYNQNAIVAEPAGAMPITALDFYKNEIKGKNVVCIVSGGNNDIGRMQEMRERSLIYEGLQYYFIIQFPQRAGALREFIQEVVGPDDDITRFEYTKKNNKSNGPVLLGIELKHREDYPGLIERLEKKGFDYQEVNKDESLFHLLI; from the coding sequence ATGGGAACCGTACATATTGAGGATATCATTATTGCTAACCAACGCTTAAAGGACGTTGTTACTCATACACCTTTACAGCTAAATCAAGTATTATCTGAAAGATATGAATGTAATGTTTATTTGAAGAGAGAGGACTTGCAGGTTGTTCGTTCATTTAAAATTCGTGGAGCATTTCATCAAATTTCTAGTTTAACTAGAGAAGAGTTAAATAATGGTGTTGTTTGTGCGAGCGCTGGTAATCATGCGCAAGGTGTTGCATATTCTTGCCGTACTTTACGTATTCAAGGGAAAATATTTATGCCAACAACTACACCACGTCAAAAAGTTGATCAAGTGAAGTTTTTCGGTAAAGAGTATGTAGACGTTATTTTAGTAGGGGATACATTTGATGATTCTTATAATGAAGCAATAAGTTATTCCGATGAACACCAAATGGCCTTTATTCACCCTTTCGATCAGGAGAAGATCGTTGCAGGACAAGGAACTGTTGGAATGGAAATTATGAATGATATTGATGAGAACATTGATTACTTATTTGCATCAATAGGCGGTGGGGGCCTAATTAGTGGTGTGGGTACATACATTAAAAGTATTAGTCCTAGCACAACGGTAATTGGTTGTGAACCATTAGGTGCACCTTCAATGAAAGAATCAATTAAACAAGGCAAAGTAATCGAGTTGGAAAACATTGATAAATTTGTGGACGGTGCCGCTGTTAAAAAATCTGGAGAAATACCTTTTGAAATTTGTAAGAACTTGCTAGATGATATCGTTCTCGTTCCAGAAGGTAAAATTTGTACGACGATCTTGGAGTTATATAATCAAAATGCCATTGTGGCGGAGCCAGCAGGAGCAATGCCGATTACAGCATTAGATTTCTATAAAAATGAAATTAAAGGAAAAAATGTCGTATGTATCGTAAGCGGAGGAAATAATGATATTGGACGGATGCAAGAGATGAGAGAACGCTCATTAATCTATGAAGGTTTACAGTATTATTTTATTATTCAATTTCCGCAACGCGCCGGTGCTTTAAGAGAGTTTATTCAAGAAGTTGTTGGGCCTGATGATGATATTACTAGGTTCGAATATACAAAGAAAAACAATAAATCTAATGGGCCGGTATTACTTGGTATTGAATTAAAACATCGTGAAGATTATCCAGGATTAATTGAACGTCTCGAAAAGAAAGGCTTTGATTATCAAGAAGTCAATAAAGACGAAAGCCTTTTCCATTTGCTAATTTAA
- a CDS encoding YitT family protein: MAERIKSVTFVLLGLILTSLGLKFLSINELTFGGTAGLATVLTFVSSWSWGVLFFLVNLPFFWMSFKKLGKWFTVSSFMSIIGISIIRDGFELLSFFSMPTWIAPLIAGLCIGIGVTLVLNNGSSLGGIHILALYLDQKWNINRGITIFISDLAIIIFAGLLVGWGNALLSVITIFIASAIIGRYKKSPIKVPEQQEEYEGVRSRSVSTR; encoded by the coding sequence ATGGCTGAAAGAATTAAGAGTGTTACTTTTGTTCTATTAGGGTTGATTCTTACATCACTTGGCCTGAAATTTTTATCTATTAATGAGTTAACTTTTGGAGGAACAGCAGGACTTGCGACAGTATTAACATTTGTAAGCTCTTGGTCGTGGGGTGTGCTGTTTTTCTTAGTCAATTTACCATTTTTTTGGATGTCTTTTAAAAAGCTTGGTAAATGGTTTACTGTTTCAAGCTTTATGTCCATTATTGGGATTTCTATCATTCGTGATGGATTTGAGTTACTATCATTTTTTTCTATGCCTACATGGATTGCTCCATTAATAGCAGGTCTTTGTATTGGTATAGGGGTAACACTTGTACTAAATAATGGTTCTTCGCTTGGTGGTATACACATTTTAGCTTTGTACTTAGACCAAAAATGGAACATCAATCGTGGAATTACTATTTTTATAAGTGACCTAGCCATTATTATATTTGCGGGCTTATTAGTTGGATGGGGAAATGCTCTCCTATCAGTAATCACGATTTTTATAGCGAGTGCAATTATTGGCAGATATAAAAAGTCACCAATTAAAGTACCTGAGCAGCAAGAGGAGTATGAAGGAGTCAGGTCTAGGTCAGTCAGTACTAGATAA
- a CDS encoding type 1 glutamine amidotransferase domain-containing protein, which produces MRLQGKKVMAILDEEFEDLELWYPIMRLREEGATVDLVGLEAGKTYIGKYGVPATADFCYEQVRSEDYDGILVPGGWAPDKLRRYPDVLRFVNEMNVAKKPIGQICHAGWVLISAKILDGVKVTSTPGIRDDMENAGAIWVDEAVVVDGHIISSRRPPDLPPYAKAFADALAN; this is translated from the coding sequence ATGCGATTACAAGGGAAAAAAGTGATGGCAATACTTGATGAAGAATTTGAAGATCTTGAATTATGGTATCCGATTATGCGTTTGCGTGAAGAAGGAGCAACTGTTGATTTAGTAGGATTGGAAGCAGGGAAAACATACATTGGTAAATATGGAGTTCCTGCAACTGCAGATTTTTGTTATGAACAGGTTCGTTCAGAAGATTATGACGGAATACTTGTGCCTGGAGGCTGGGCACCAGATAAATTACGTAGATATCCGGATGTTCTTCGCTTTGTCAATGAGATGAATGTAGCAAAAAAACCAATTGGTCAGATTTGTCATGCCGGCTGGGTATTAATCTCTGCAAAAATTTTGGATGGGGTAAAGGTTACAAGCACACCGGGGATACGGGATGATATGGAAAATGCTGGGGCAATTTGGGTGGATGAAGCAGTTGTCGTAGATGGGCATATTATTTCGAGTAGGAGGCCGCCTGATCTTCCTCCGTATGCTAAAGCTTTTGCAGATGCATTAGCGAATTAG
- the rnz gene encoding ribonuclease Z gives MEFHFLGTGSGVPSTSRNVSSLVIRFLQEKSTQWLFDCGEATQHQILHSPVTLSKINRIFITHLHGDHIFGLPGLLCSRSAQGATSPLFIYGPAGIEQYIQSSLSLSRSYLSYELEFKIIEEGIIFQDNSIKVETIELEHVMPSFAFKITEADKPGALLVDQLEELGIMPGPIYKRIKNGETIQLDNGLSINGNDFISAKKKGRVVIIAGDTKPITKMRKFSEGADLLIHEGTFRHDKKGHAEQFGHSTITDVATLAKESEVKQLIITHVSSRYAGEEKLLQQDAEEIFPNSLIAYDLMVHKI, from the coding sequence ATGGAATTTCATTTTTTAGGAACTGGTTCTGGAGTTCCTTCAACTTCGAGAAATGTCAGTAGTTTAGTTATTAGATTCCTTCAAGAAAAAAGTACACAGTGGTTATTTGATTGTGGAGAGGCTACACAGCATCAAATTTTGCACAGCCCTGTAACCTTATCAAAAATTAATCGGATTTTTATTACGCATTTGCATGGCGACCATATATTTGGTTTGCCGGGTCTGTTATGTTCCCGTTCTGCTCAAGGAGCTACTTCGCCATTATTCATTTATGGTCCTGCTGGAATTGAACAATATATCCAGTCTTCTTTAAGTCTGTCTCGATCATATTTGAGTTATGAGCTTGAATTTAAAATTATTGAAGAAGGAATAATTTTTCAAGATAATTCAATAAAAGTAGAGACGATTGAATTAGAACATGTGATGCCGAGCTTTGCGTTTAAAATAACGGAAGCTGACAAACCAGGTGCACTTCTGGTTGATCAATTAGAAGAGCTAGGTATTATGCCTGGTCCAATTTATAAAAGAATAAAAAATGGGGAAACAATTCAACTAGATAATGGACTCTCTATTAATGGGAACGATTTTATAAGTGCGAAAAAAAAAGGCCGGGTAGTCATAATAGCTGGAGATACTAAACCGATTACTAAGATGAGAAAGTTCAGTGAAGGAGCTGACCTTTTAATTCATGAAGGAACTTTCCGACATGATAAGAAAGGACATGCGGAACAATTTGGCCACTCAACTATTACGGATGTTGCTACTCTCGCTAAAGAATCAGAAGTTAAACAACTAATTATTACACATGTAAGTTCACGTTATGCTGGAGAAGAAAAATTGCTTCAACAAGATGCTGAAGAGATCTTTCCTAATTCATTAATTGCTTATGATTTAATGGTACATAAGATATGA
- a CDS encoding DUF2524 family protein — protein sequence MAERTHVAQFLEQVEMTLQGAQKVFDDSQRVEAGDPEEYTFMQNQLQEMDQELETLLHAATPEQRDELYRAQIQVRQMQNHYILKR from the coding sequence ATGGCAGAACGCACTCATGTAGCGCAGTTTCTTGAACAGGTAGAGATGACATTGCAAGGGGCACAAAAAGTATTTGATGATTCGCAACGTGTAGAAGCGGGTGATCCTGAAGAATATACATTTATGCAAAATCAGTTGCAAGAAATGGATCAAGAACTTGAAACGTTACTTCATGCTGCAACACCTGAACAACGTGATGAGTTATACCGAGCGCAGATTCAAGTCCGTCAAATGCAAAATCATTATATTTTAAAGCGCTAA
- a CDS encoding thioredoxin family protein has translation MEEISSKKLAEKLADRDPITIVFVYSPLCGTCKLAEKMLRVVQSSFDALPMYSLNINHSPLFAQQWKVKSVPCLFIFQRGLGVERIYAFRSISYVHEIVKRYATILSLQEKSK, from the coding sequence ATGGAGGAGATTTCAAGCAAAAAACTAGCTGAAAAATTAGCTGACAGAGACCCTATCACTATTGTATTTGTGTATAGTCCATTGTGTGGGACATGTAAATTAGCAGAAAAAATGTTAAGGGTGGTTCAGTCTAGTTTTGATGCGTTGCCTATGTATTCTCTAAATATTAATCATTCACCACTATTTGCACAACAATGGAAGGTTAAAAGCGTACCTTGCCTATTCATTTTTCAAAGAGGACTAGGGGTAGAACGTATTTATGCTTTTCGATCAATTAGTTACGTGCATGAAATAGTCAAGCGATATGCGACAATTCTGAGTCTACAGGAAAAGAGCAAGTAA
- a CDS encoding BrxA/BrxB family bacilliredoxin: protein MSMAYEEYMRQVVLPMRAELTENGFKELTTAEEVDQYMRAAEGTTLVVINSVCGCAAGLARPSVVTSLQHDQTPDHLVTVFAGQDKEATAQMRSYFSDIPPSSPSMALLKGKEVVHFIPREEIEGATPESIIRNLAMAYNEHCTK from the coding sequence ATGTCAATGGCTTATGAAGAATATATGAGACAAGTTGTTTTGCCAATGAGAGCAGAACTAACAGAAAATGGCTTTAAGGAGCTAACTACCGCTGAGGAAGTCGATCAGTATATGAGGGCAGCAGAAGGAACGACTCTTGTTGTCATTAATTCCGTATGTGGCTGTGCGGCTGGGCTTGCCCGTCCGTCTGTTGTGACATCTTTGCAACATGACCAAACTCCAGACCACCTTGTGACGGTGTTTGCTGGTCAAGATAAGGAAGCGACCGCTCAAATGCGTTCTTATTTTTCAGATATCCCGCCATCTTCTCCATCAATGGCCTTGTTAAAAGGAAAAGAGGTTGTTCATTTTATTCCTAGAGAAGAGATTGAGGGCGCGACTCCGGAAAGTATTATTCGTAATTTAGCAATGGCTTATAATGAGCATTGTACTAAATAA
- a CDS encoding TlpA disulfide reductase family protein, whose translation MIKAPNFTLASVDAKTNWSLDDASKKVTMLTFWTSWCPDSQKDLVAKQALFESMATSNELEMIMIHVTGRDPGIHLTEFLKKQRFTFPVYQDEGTKVYDLYRCMGVPTTVLINKDKEIAFVYHDKATIMDIMKGVSNLIIS comes from the coding sequence ATGATTAAAGCACCAAATTTCACATTGGCTTCTGTAGATGCTAAGACTAACTGGTCATTAGATGATGCCTCTAAAAAAGTTACAATGCTCACTTTTTGGACTTCTTGGTGTCCTGATTCACAAAAAGACTTAGTAGCAAAACAAGCCTTATTCGAATCAATGGCAACTAGTAATGAATTGGAAATGATTATGATTCATGTGACGGGAAGAGATCCCGGTATCCATCTTACTGAATTTCTAAAGAAACAGCGTTTCACATTCCCAGTTTATCAAGATGAAGGAACTAAAGTTTATGATCTATATCGTTGTATGGGTGTACCAACAACTGTTCTAATCAATAAGGACAAAGAAATTGCTTTTGTATATCATGATAAAGCAACGATCATGGATATCATGAAAGGTGTCTCTAACCTTATTATTAGTTAA